The window TTCCGAGATGTACCAATTTGGTTCTTTCGTGATTTAGTTCTTGATTTATCTTCTTGTTTACTCAGTTCAAGGAGTCGTTGGAGTTGCCAGATAACCGACACTGGATTGTACAGAATATCTATGGCAAAGTGTATCGGCAACTTAACATCAATATCACTATGGGGCATCACAGGGATAACGGATAAAGGTGTTGTTCAACTGGTATGTGTACAAGCAAATGTTGTATCTTTGATCTACTGCTTTCATTTACATGAGCTATGGAATAACTTTCTAAGTTCGGCATTCCTTTCCAACAGATATCAAGAGCTAATTCCTTACACCACCTGAATATCGGTGGCACATTTATCACAGATGACTCGTTATATGCCATTGCTCATAGCTGTCGGCATTTGAAGGTAAGTTGTTCATGGAAACTACGACATGAGTTTTCATTACCCCAATTTTGTTCGAGTGCATTTCACTTTTGTTTGTTGTATAGATGTATGCTAAACGTGTGTACTCTGTGTTGTCAATTCCAGACTGTCATCCTGTGGAGCTGCCGTCATGTGACCGAGACCGGCCTCTTTGTTCTTGTAAAATATTGCCGCAAGCTTGAATCCATCAATTTGTGGGGGACGAGAGTTCCTGTAGACTGCTTCCTTGCTTTGATCACTATCAGTCCAGCTCTACAGATAAAACCGCGAGGACTCTCGTTAAATGTGGACGCTTTTATGTTGCCCATTGTATAAGCCGCGCATTCACATAAGTTCTTTCGACATTTCGGTATATAATTTTCGTTCTACAGCTCAAGGCCCTCGATGGGAGGTTGGTCGAGGTTAAATTGTCAGCTCAATACCCTTGTTCTGTATATAATTCATATGAACCACCACCACCTAAGGTGTGAATAAGGGTTGaaattcaaaacccaaaaagagatGGGACTAAAAAGTGATTGGCATGATTGTTTAGATCAGATTCCAAGTCAGATAATAAAGTATAGACGAGTGATTTCTGCACATTATTTTTCGAGAAATTGTCTTATAACTAATAGGCAAAGGGGTacgtaaaaagtaaaaaaaatgtataaatcaTTATCCCCTTGGTGCAAAAGGCCTCATTAGACCAATTTTGTATTGAATTTTTTCACCTTTCAAAGGTAGATTAGGAATTTAGGAATATTATGATGTGGGGCAGAAAACAGAGTATCCAAGGCTAGTCATTTTTCCAACGCTATTCAAATATGAGATAAGAAATCATTTGCAAGCCAAAGGTTAAACTGAATCTGAGTGGTGCATAAAGATAAAGTGGAGAACTAAATCAACCTTCCATTTTCAAACTACGTCTTTCGGAATAACCCTCTGTAAAGGTCTTGAGTCTCT of the Pyrus communis chromosome 1, drPyrComm1.1, whole genome shotgun sequence genome contains:
- the LOC137743384 gene encoding F-box protein At5g67140-like — encoded protein: MEGEAEIDRLPIDLLAHIFVLITSFTDLAQASGVCRKWKEAVKQSLGRRESLSFAGWKMDDDSTSRLLRSAYSLKELDISRSRWSCQITDTGLYRISMAKCIGNLTSISLWGITGITDKGVVQLISRANSLHHLNIGGTFITDDSLYAIAHSCRHLKTVILWSCRHVTETGLFVLVKYCRKLESINLWGTRVPVDCFLALITISPALQIKPRGLSLNVDAFMLPIV